CGAGGGGTAGCCACTTCCTCGAGGGCGAAGGCAATGGCCGCCGCCTCCGGGCCCCCGATGAAGATTGGCAGAATCCGATGATCGCCGGTCGACTCACGCAGCAGAAGGCAGGGGATGTTCGGAGGCTTCTCCAGCTCGATGCCCACTAGTTCCATCTTGACTGCCACCCGGGCAGCCTATCCAAGTGAAACGTCGGGTGCGCTCCGAACGGCGAGATTATCGAGGTTCGGTGTAATCCCGCAGGGCGATTCGCAAGAGAGCCGAGCGCATCTGGTCTCCGAGGCCGGCCAGTTCCCCAAGGTTGGCTGCGGCCTGCTCCCGCGCCGTGGGGTTCCGCTGCTTGAGTAGTGGCATAAGGATTTGCTCCATGAAACCCGCCTCCCGCTCGGCGGACACCTTGTACATCCGCAGATGGCGGGCCTCGATGCCAAAGCGCATGAAACCGGCGGCCGTATGGGCTACCACCAGCGCATCTCCGTCGTAGAAGGTTTCCCCAGCCACGGACCGTCCGGTCAGCAGGCCGAACCCCGCCAGGTTAGTGAGGTCATCCGGACTGAGGCCGGACGCCGCGGAGAGTTCCTCCCGCGTGAAACTTGCGCTGGTGGCGCCCCCGTCGAGTGGGTTGATCGAGGGGCGGGCGGGCAGTTCGGGCATGGCGGGCGCAGGGCGAGCGCGAGCGCGAGCGGGCTCGGGCTCGCGTCGACGGGAGGGCGGAGGCAGTTTGGGGGCGGGGTCGTGGCTCGCCACGGTGGCGGTCGGCGCGGGGGTGACCTCCTCGAAAAGGGAAGGCGGGTCGCTGGGGATCACCGCCACTGGCTCATCGGGTGGTACTACCTGTCCGGCTGCGGTGGCTTCCTCGAGGCGGTCCTTCATCACCTTCAGGGGAAGGAAGTGGTCGCGCTGGTGGCGCAGGATCCAACGCAGGCGCTCGATGTCGCCATCGTAAAATTTCCGATAACCCGACGGGGTGCGTTCAGGATCAAGCAGACCCTGGCTCTCGAGAAAACGGATCTTGGAGATGGTGACGTCGGGGAAATCGTCCTGGAGCAGGTTGAGTACCTCGCCGATGGACAGGTGCGAACGTTCGGGCGCGGTGTGGGTCATGGGAGGCCAACCAGGAAGAG
This is a stretch of genomic DNA from Acidimicrobiia bacterium. It encodes these proteins:
- a CDS encoding MerR family transcriptional regulator, coding for MTHTAPERSHLSIGEVLNLLQDDFPDVTISKIRFLESQGLLDPERTPSGYRKFYDGDIERLRWILRHQRDHFLPLKVMKDRLEEATAAGQVVPPDEPVAVIPSDPPSLFEEVTPAPTATVASHDPAPKLPPPSRRREPEPARARARPAPAMPELPARPSINPLDGGATSASFTREELSAASGLSPDDLTNLAGFGLLTGRSVAGETFYDGDALVVAHTAAGFMRFGIEARHLRMYKVSAEREAGFMEQILMPLLKQRNPTAREQAAANLGELAGLGDQMRSALLRIALRDYTEPR